In Microbulbifer celer, a single window of DNA contains:
- a CDS encoding sigma-70 family RNA polymerase sigma factor, with the protein MSRVNIHSRDDEWLKDTSNAIAGDDLTQEPPVQPTPTGRALFDDEPAASDEPIAENVSTPMQNYLKHLYRLDLLTPEEEHTTTCMLRELEDKIIALLQKRGVELVELRSEGVEQRGSTGAYDHGLIIAKAEALLAQGNISQRDRSSLLSLMRRFRANRKKLIQCNLRLVIAIAKRFRNPSVPFIDLIQEGNVGLMKAIERFKPQMGYRFSTYAYWWIQQEIQLTLRRNDDIVRQPANVQDDLRSIYRAINEVRSEGLPASDENIARETGLELERVQSLLKLPGPTGSLDDPISDDQNSTRLDYAPANELFNTDELVSNQELAERLREAVSRLPPRQRTVLSLRYGLISDRDCSFRVIGEQLGLSQERARQLHSDALRQLKRQWR; encoded by the coding sequence TTGTCCCGAGTCAATATTCACTCGAGGGATGATGAATGGCTGAAGGATACTAGCAACGCTATCGCCGGGGATGACCTCACCCAGGAACCCCCGGTGCAACCCACCCCGACGGGCCGCGCACTTTTCGACGACGAGCCCGCTGCGTCTGACGAACCCATCGCGGAGAACGTCAGTACGCCGATGCAGAACTACCTCAAGCACCTCTACCGCCTGGATCTCCTGACCCCGGAGGAAGAGCACACCACCACCTGCATGCTGCGGGAACTGGAAGACAAGATTATCGCGCTGCTGCAAAAACGTGGCGTGGAGCTGGTTGAACTGCGCAGCGAGGGGGTAGAACAGCGCGGCAGTACCGGCGCCTACGATCACGGGCTGATCATTGCCAAAGCGGAAGCATTGCTGGCGCAGGGAAATATCTCCCAGCGCGACCGCAGCAGCCTGCTCAGCCTGATGAGACGCTTCCGCGCGAATCGCAAAAAGCTTATCCAGTGTAATCTGCGCCTAGTGATCGCCATCGCCAAGCGCTTCCGCAATCCATCTGTTCCCTTTATCGACCTGATCCAGGAAGGCAACGTCGGGCTGATGAAAGCGATCGAGCGATTCAAACCACAAATGGGCTATCGCTTTTCGACTTACGCCTACTGGTGGATTCAGCAGGAAATACAGCTGACGCTGCGGCGTAACGACGATATCGTTCGTCAGCCCGCCAATGTGCAGGATGACCTGCGCAGTATTTACCGCGCCATCAACGAAGTGCGCTCGGAAGGGCTCCCTGCTTCTGACGAGAATATTGCCAGGGAAACCGGACTGGAGCTGGAGCGGGTGCAAAGCCTGTTGAAATTACCAGGCCCCACCGGCTCACTGGACGACCCGATCTCCGATGATCAAAACAGCACCCGACTGGATTACGCACCGGCCAATGAACTGTTCAATACCGATGAGCTGGTATCCAATCAGGAGCTCGCAGAACGCCTGCGGGAAGCGGTTTCCAGACTGCCACCACGACAGCGTACCGTGCTGAGCCTGCGCTATGGGCTGATATCGGATCGCGATTGCTCCTTCAGGGTAATCGGCGAACAACTGGGGCTCAGCCAGGAACGCGCCCGGCAACTGCACTCCGACGCTTTGCGGCAACTCAAGCGGCAATGGCGTTAA